A genome region from Camelina sativa cultivar DH55 chromosome 10, Cs, whole genome shotgun sequence includes the following:
- the LOC109125040 gene encoding fatty acid desaturase 4, chloroplastic-like, whose translation MAASLQAKYPLRPITNIPRSRRPSLLRVRVTCSVTTTTKPQPNHGKLLVEQRIVKPPLSNDPTLQSTKPQPKLVTEQRLANPPLSNDPTLKSTWTHRLWVAAGCTTLFVSLAKSVTGGFASHLWLEPALAGYAGYILADLGSGVYHWAIDNYGDESTPVVGTQIEAFQGHHKWPWTITRRQFANNLHALARVITFTVLPLDLAFNDPVVHGFVCTFAFCIKFSQQFHAWAHGTKSKLXNFMAVSLIITFCSHL comes from the coding sequence ATGGCTGCATCACTTCAAGCCAAGTACCCTCTAAGACCTATCACCAACATCCCAAGAAGCCGCCGTCCCTCCCTTCTCCGTGTACGTGTCACCTGCTCTGTTACTACTACCACCAAGCCTCAGCCTAATCATGGGAAGCTTCTGGTAGAGCAACGCATTGTGAAGCCTCCTCTGTCCAATGATCCAACCCTGCAATCGACCAAGCCCCAGCCGAAGCTTGTGACTGAGCAACGCCTCGCGAATCCTCCTCTGTCCAACGACCCAACTCTGAAGTCGACATGGACACACCGGTTATGGGTTGCAGCGGGATGCACCACCTTGTTTGTCTCTTTAGCTAAATCTGTCACTGGAGGGTTTGCTTCTCATCTCTGGCTCGAACCAGCTTTAGCCGGTTATGCAGGCTACATTTTAGCCGATCTAGGCTCTGGTGTCTACCACTGGGCTATCGATAATTACGGTGATGAGTCAACCCCTGTGGTAGGAACCCAAATCGAAGCTTTTCAGGGTCACCACAAGTGGCCATGGACAATAACCAGAAGGCAATTTGCAAACAATCTACACGCTCTGGCTCGAGTCATAACCTTCACAGTTCTCCCACTAGACCTCGCATTTAACGACCCTGTGGTTCATGGCTTTGTTTGCACATTTGCGTTTTGCATAAAGTTTAGCCAGCAATTCCATGCTTGGGCACATGGAACCAAGAGCAAGCTTNGAAATTTTATGGCTGTATCATTGATTATAACTTTTTGCTCCCACCTGTAA
- the LOC104717531 gene encoding vacuolar protein sorting-associated protein 22 homolog 1, with amino-acid sequence MRRRPGIGGLQKAAAARDQYRLLGENVAKLRTDMMKEQLATFKSQLEEFARKHKNDIRKNPAFRAQFHEMCAKIGVDPLASNKGFWAELLGIGDFYYELGVQIIEVCMLTRSHNGGLISLQELCNHLRQRRKKDREAVTEDDCLRAISKLKVLGSGFEVITIGKKKLVRSVPTELNKDHNQILELAQGQGFVTVEEVQRRLSWTSGRVTDALETLLEEGLAMIDNGHKDGKCRYWFPCVSSVYSSIGSET; translated from the exons ATGCGAAGACGACCAGGAATCGGAGGGTTACAGAAGGCCGCAGCTGCTAGG GATCAGTACCGGTTACTAGGAGAAAATGTGGCCAAGTTACGCACCGATATGATGAAAGAACAGCTCGCCACTTTCAAGTCTCAGCTTGAAGAGTTCGCTCGCAAACACAAG AATGACATTCGTAAAAATCCAGCCTTCAGGGCTCAATTCCATGAAATGTGTGCTAAAATTGGTGTGGATCCTCTAGCTTCAAACAAGGGTTTCTGGGCTGAGCTACTGGGAATTGGTGATTTCTACTATGAACTTG GAGTTCAGATTATTGAAGTTTGTATGCTTACAAGGTCACACAATGGAGGTTTGATCAGCTTGCAAGAGCTTTGCAACCATCTTCgtcaaagaaggaagaaagatcGTGAAGCTGTGACTGAAGATGATTGTCTTCGGGCTATTAGCAAGTTAAAG GTATTGGGTAGCGGATTTGAGGTTATCACAATTGGCAAAAAAAAGCTGGTCCGTTCAGTTCCTACAGAGCTGAACAAAGACCATAACCAGATCTTGGAATTGGCCCAG GGGCAAGGCTTTGTGACTGTGGAAGAGGTACAAAGACGCCTCTCATGGACATCTGGTCGGGTTACAGATGCTCTCGAAACTTTGTTAGAA GAGGGCCTCGCAATGATCGACAATGGCCATAAAGACGGGAAGTGTCGGTACTGGTTCCCCTGTGTTTCTTCTGTATACTCATCCATTGGATCTGAAACTTAA
- the LOC104717532 gene encoding uncharacterized protein LOC104717532 yields MAVASSSLFIFFATTLLLLLTVSFVKLPFHPRDLLPILPRQVSWPVLNSLHTAVDLLPTFIGSASLENDAVEWKGACFYENKAWLELNNKSGSEFGGGTLHIKVDKAHSWTCMDIYVFVTPYRVTWDWYFVSREHTMEFKEWEGKAEYAYVKQKGVSIFLMEAGMVGTLRALWDVFPLFTNTGWGENSNIAFLKNHMGATFHPRPKPWVTNITTDEIHSGDLLAISKIRGRWGGFETLEKWVSGAYAGHTAVCLRDSEGKLWVGESGNENEKGEDVIAILPWEEWWEFEQTKDDSNPHIALLPLHPDYRAKFNVTAAWEYARSMDGKPYGYHNLIFSWIDTIRGNYPPPLDAHLVASVMTVWSKIQPDYAANMWNEALNKRLGTEGLDLPDVLVEVEKRGSSFDELLAVPEQDDWIYSDGKSTSCIAFILEMYKEAGLFDPISSSIQVTEFTIKDAYMLKFFENNASRFPKWCNDNDDMKLPYCQILGKYRMELPGYNTMEPYPHMNEHCPSLPPKYHRPKNC; encoded by the exons ATGGCGGTTGCTTCATCGTCTCTGTTCATCTTCTTCGCCACGACGTTACTGCTGCTTCTCACTGTTTCGTTCGTGAAATTACCATTTCATCCTCGGGACCTGCTTCCGATTTTGCCCAGGCAAGTCTCTTGGCCGGTTCTCAATTCTCTCCATACAGCCGTCGATCTTCTCCCTACTTTTATCGGCTCTGCCTCTCTTGAAAACGACGCCGTCGAGTGGAAAGGTGCTTGCTTTTATGAGAACAAGGCTTGGTTGGAGCTCAATAACAAGTCCGGTTCTGAATTCGGCGGTGGTACTCTTCACATTAAG GTCGATAAGGCACATAGTTGGACGTGCATGGATATTTATGTCTTTGTGACTCCATATCGTGTGACATGGGATTGGTACTTTGTGTCGAGGGAGCACACCATGGAGTTCAAGGAGTGGGAGGGGAAAGCTGAGTATGCATAT GTTAAGCAGAAAGGAGTTTCAATATTCCTCATGGAAGCAGGGATGGTGGGAACTCTCCGAGCGTTGTGGGATGTCTTCCCTCTCTTTACTAATACCGGTTGGGGGGAGAATTCTAATATCGCGTTTCTTAAGAACCATATGGGTGCTACTTTCCACCCTCGTCCTAAACCTTGGGTTACAAACATTACTACTGATGAAATTCACTCTGGAGACTTACTAGCTATTTCCAAAATCCGTGGACGGTGGGGTGGTTTTGAGACCCTTGAGAAGTGGGTAAGTGGAGCCTATGCTGGCCACACTGCTGTCTGTTTGAGGGATTCTGAAGGGAAACTCTGGGTTGGTGAATCCGGgaatgaaaatgaaaag GGAGAAGATGTAATAGCGATATTGCCATGGGAAGAGTGGTGGGAATTTGAACAAACAAAGGATGACTCAAATCCCCACATCGCATTGCTACCGTTGCATCCTGATTATCGAGCCAAGTTTAATGTTACAGCTGCTTGGGAATATGCTCGTAGCATGGATGGTAAACCATATGGCTATCACAACTTGATCTTTAGCTGGATCGATACCATCAGGGGAAACTACCCACCTCCTCTGGATGCTCATCTT GTTGCTTCGGTCATGACAGTTTGGAGCAAAATCCAGCCTGATTATGCTGCTAACATGTGGAACGAAGCCCTTAACAAGCGACTCGGAACAGAG GGTCTTGATCTTCCTGATGTGCTGGTGGAAGTGGAGAAGCGTGGATCTTCTTTTGACGAGTTGCTGGCAGTTCCGGAACAAGATGATTGGATATATAGTGATGGGAAATCAACTTCTTGTATCGCTTTCATCCTCGAAATGTACAAAGAAGCTGGCCTTTTCGATCCAATCTCTAGTTCTATTCAAGTCACGGAATTCACG ATCAAAGATGCTTACATGCTCAAGTTTTTCGAGAACAATGCAAGTCGTTTTCCTAAATGGTGCAATGACAATGACGATATGAAGCTTCCATACTGTCAAATACTTGGGAAATATAGAATGGAACTTCCCGGTTACAACACAATGGAGCCATACCCACATATGAACGAGCATTGCCCATCTCTGCCTCCAAAATACCACAGACCAAAGAACTGCTAG
- the LOC104717527 gene encoding microtubule-associated protein TORTIFOLIA1-like, with amino-acid sequence MSTPTTTSGSAAKPTRPARSSSSSSVAARSSSNSGSLTSFQAMVELKQKILTSISKLADRDTYQIAVEDLEKTIQSLTPETLPMFLNCLYDSCSDPKPAVKKECLHLLSYVCSLHCDSTAAHLTKIIAQIVKRLKDSDSGVRDACRDTIGALSGIYLKGKEEGTNNNNNTGAASSAVGLFVKPLFEAMGEQNKVVQSGAAICMARMVESAASPPVTSFQKLCPRICKLLSNSSFLAKASLLPVVSSLSQVGAIAPQSLESLLESIHDCLGSTDWVTRKAAAETLTALASHSSGLVKEKTDSTITVLETCRFDKIKPVRESVTEALQLWKKISGKYVDGAPDESKHSSGEQLGSEKNEDKRSNLADLMKKEASDGSTLSPETAAKGKGGLPAAVLLKKKAPVLSDKDFNPEFFQRLERRQSVEVVVPRRCKNNEEEESGLDDLNALGSSNRFKNIQVDDKQVKGRFDANGSQAGTSGDDKAGVVNGIETPGNHAAVSNTDNQSEGSFTSNRGNWSAIQRQLLQLERQQTNLMNMLQEFIGGSHDSMVTLEGRVRALERIIEDMARDLSISSGRRGNLTAGFGKYNSFANYPTGKYNGRAPGDRGSQPDGAMRGRMWSSDMGDDWYMPPHAASRNGQAGPRRSPRSEQYENEHMGNGRRGWDNKAAGTIRFGEGPSARSVWQASKDEATLEAIRVAGEDGAVPRPNRVAVAPEAEAMGDDEHEGQERDPIWASWSNAMHSLRVGDIDAAYTEVLCAGDQHLIIKLVDRTGPSLDQMSNEIANEALNFIAQFLLDHNLYDICLSWIQQLLELLLQDGADTFGVPMELKTEILYNLQDACSTMDPPEDWEGPAPEQLVVQLASVWEIDLQQFDK; translated from the exons ATGAGCACACCCACTACCACGTCCGGTTCGGCGGCGAAACCAACTAGACCAGCGaggtcgtcgtcgtcgtcgagTGTGGCAGCTAGGTCATCCTCTAATTCCGGTTCCCTCACTTCTTTCCAAGCAATGGTGGAGCTGAAACAAAAGATCCTCACCTCTATCTCCAAACTCGCCGATCGAGATACATACCAGATCGCCGTCGAAGATCTCGAGAAAACTATCCAGTCTCTCACTCCCGAAACCCTACCGATGTTTCTTAACTGTCTCTACGATTCGTGCTCCGATCCGAAACCTGCTGTGAAAAAGGAGTGTCTCCATCTTCTCTCGTACGTTTGTAGTCTCCATTGCGATTCCACGGCTGCGCATCTCACTAAAATCATAGCTCAGATTGTGAAAAGGTTGAAGGATTCGGATTCTGGAGTTAGGGATGCTTGTAGGGATACGATTGGTGCGTTGTCTGGGATTTATCTAAAGGGGAAAGAAGAAGggaccaataataataataatactggTGCAGCTTCATCGGCTGTGGGTTTATTCGTTAAGCCATTGTTTGAGGCAATGGGAGAGCAGAACAAAGTTGTACAATCTGGAGCTGCTATTTGTATGGCCAGGATGGTGGAATCTGCTGCTAGTCCTCCAGTTACTTCTTTCCAAAAGCTATGCCCTAGAATCTGCAAGCTTTTGAGCAATTCTAGTTTCTTGGCTAAGGCTTCTCTTTTGCCTGTTGTTTCAAGTCTGTCTCAG GTGGGAGCCATTGCGCCTCAGAGCTTGGAGTCATTGCTAGAAAGTATCCATGATTGCCTTGGAAGTACAGATTGGGTGACACGAAAGGCTGCAGCTGAGACATTGACTGCATTGGCGTCACATTCAAGCGGATTAGTTAAGGAAAAAACAGATTCCACTATTACCGTGCTTGAGACCTGTCGGTTTGACAAG ATAAAACCTGTCAGGGAAAGTGTGACAGAGGCGCTGCAGTTATGGAAGAAGATTTCTGGAAAATATGTCGATGGTGCTCCAGATGAGTCAAAGCATTCATCTGGTGAGCAGCTTGGATCAGAGAAGAACGAGGATAAAAGGTCTAATCTAGCAGATTTAATGAAAAAGGAGGCATCCGATGGTTCCACACTCTCACCAGAAACTGCTGCTAAAGGAAAAGGAGGTCTTCCTGCAGCAGTACTGTTGAAGAAGAAAGCACCTGTCTTAAGTGACAAAGATTTTAATCCTGAATTTTTCCAGAGACTAGAACGAAGGCAATCCGTGGAAGTAGTAGTCCCTCGCAGATGTAAAAACAACGAAGAGGAAGAATCAGGACTCGATGATCTCAACGCCTTGGGATCTTCAAATCGCTTCAAGAACATCCAAGTAGATGATAAACAGGTAAAAGGTAGGTTTGATGCGAACGGATCACAGGCAGGGACATCTGGTGATGATAAGGCTGGTGTTGTAAATGGAATAGAGACACCTGGAAACCACGCTGCTGTCTCCAATACTGATAACCAATCTGAAGGATCCTTCACAAGTAATAGAGGAAATTGGTCAGCCATCCAGAGGCAGTTGTTGCAGCTAGAGAGACAACAGACAAATCTTATGAACATGCTCCAAGAGTTTATTGGTGGCTCACATGATAGTATGGTGACCTTAGAGGGCAGGGTAAGAGCTTTAGAGAGGATTATCGAAGACATGGCAAGAGATCTTTCAATATCATCAGGTCGCAGGGGTAATCTCACAGCTGGATTTGGCAAGTATAATAGCTTTGCTAACTATCCAACTGGAAAGTATAATGGCCGAGCTCCAGGAGACAGAGGCTCACAACCGGATGGAGCTATGAGGGGAAGGATGTGGAGTTCTGACATGGGGGATGACTGGTACATGCCTCCACATGCTGCTTCCAGAAATGGACAAGCCGGGCCAAGAAGATCACCTCGGTCAGAGCAATATGAGAATGAGCACATGGGGAATGGCAGGAGAGGTTGGGATAACAAAGCAGCTGGAACTATTAGATTTGGTGAAGGCCCTTCAGCAAGAAGTGTGTGGCAAGCCTCAAAGGATGAAGCTACACTTGAAGCTATCAGAGTAGCCGGCGAGGATGGTGCAGTCCCTCGTCCAAACCGAGTGGCGGTTGCCCCTGAAGCTGAAGCCATGGGAGATGATGAACACGAAGGGCAGGAACGTGACCCAATATGGGCTTCATGGAGTAATGCAATGCACTCACTCCGTGTTGGCGACATTGATGCTGCTTATACAGAAGTCCTTTGCGCTGGTGACCAGCACTTGATCATAAAGCTGGTGGACAGGACGGGACCTTCTCTTGACCAGATGTCAAATGAGATTGCAAATGAAGCTCTAAATTTCATCGCTCAGTTTCTGCTGGATCATAATCTCTACGACATCTGCTTATCTTGGATTCAACAG CTGCTGGAATTGCTTTTACAAGACGGTGCAGACACGTTTGGAGTTCCTATGGAACTGAAGACAGAAATCTTGTACAACTTACAAGACGCATGCTCGACGATGGATCCACCTGAAGACTGGGAAGGCCCTGCGCCGGAACAGCTTGTGGTGCAGTTGGCATCAGTTTGGGAAATCGATCTCCAACAGTTCGACAAGTAA
- the LOC104717528 gene encoding LOW QUALITY PROTEIN: F-box protein At4g27050-like (The sequence of the model RefSeq protein was modified relative to this genomic sequence to represent the inferred CDS: deleted 1 base in 1 codon), whose protein sequence is MATDLISNLPDDVLGKILSFVPTKLAASTSVLSKRWRNLLPLVDTLDFDESMLFYPNKKVGNVKATNRHSRLRRRHRFSDFVDKTLALLSNSPRIKKCSLICDYEEDESRINRWIRTVLDRGCLEMNLASRYSLCIDSQLFTSNTLVKLTISDGFHPVGRLPLDGLFFPALKTLTLLSVSFSSLDMHKFFIHGCPALEEVFIDVWMSYLSSPNVKRVTITSDFDDKFHLRSIELKTPSLLYLDYSSYVAGVHYVVLDSLVEAKLDIRLYESYEDDDGPLWSEFNGNVTSLLEGIRTIKSLHLSRYSLEVFYFCCNKIPVFDDHFYLSIESDEDIGWQVMPSLLESSPNLQTLVIKGLVHKVTDWCGDACACIRMKDMELECILSNCRVKVLEISGYGGSFRELKQMRYFLGKLECLETVKIGVEEDSKNLNYVQANVMALPKVSSKCKIQFI, encoded by the exons ATGGCTACAGATCTGATCAGCAATCTCCCCGATGATGTTCTTGGCAAAATCCTGTCTTTTGTTCCGACAAAGCTTGCTGCTTCAACGTCTGTTCTGTCCAAGAGGTGGAGGAACCTGCTTCCTCTTGTAGACACCCTTGACTTTGATGAATCGATGCTTTTCTATCCCAACAAAAAAGTGGGAAACGTAAAAGCAACAAATCGTCATAGTCGTCTTCGCCGTCGACATCGCTTCTCTGATTTCGTGGACAAGACACTTGCTCTGTTAAGCAATTCTCCTCGCATCAAGAAATGTTCTCTGATATGTGACTACGAAGAGGACGAATCTCGCATCAACCGTTGGATCCGCACTGTGCTAGACCGCGGCTGCTTGGAGATGAACTTAGCGTCACGCTATTCTCTCTGTATAGATTCTCAACTTTTCACAAGCAACACACTGGTTAAACTCACCATCTCCGATGGATTTCATCCTGTAGGCCGTCTTCCCCTTGACGGTTTGTTTTTCCCCGCGCTCAAGACACTTACTCTCCTTTCAGTATCGTTTTCATCTCTTGACATGCATAAGTTCTTCATCCATGGCTGCCCTGCGCTAGAGGAAGTATTCATAGATGTTTGGATGTCATACTTGTCAAGTCCAAACGTCAAGCGAGTTACCATCACTAGTGATTTTGATGACAAATTCCATCTTCGTAGCATTGAGCTT AAGACACCTAGTCTTCTCTACCTTGACTACTCTAGTTATGTTGCGGGTGTTCATTATGTTGTTTTGGATTCGCTCGTCGAAGCTAAACTGGATATTCGATTATACGAGTCATATGAGGATGATGACGGTCCATTGTGGAGTGAATTTAATGGCAATGTTACGAGTCTGCTTGAGGGGATCAGAACCATTAAGAGCCTTCACTTGTCTCGTTATTCTCTCGAG gtgttttacttttgttgtaaTAAAATACCGGTGTTCGacgatcatttttatttatctatcgAAAGTGATGAGGATATAGGCTGGCAAGTAATGCCAAGCCTGCTCGAAAGCTCCCCAAATCTACAAACTTTAGTCATCAAG GGTCTTGTGCACAAAGTTACAGACTGGTGTGGAGACGCGTGCGCTTGCATCCGTATGAAGGACATGGAGTTAGAATGTATTTTGTCTAATTGTCGAGTGAAGGTGCTCGAGATTTCAGGGTACGGAGGAAGTTTTAGAGAGCTGAAACAGATGAGGTATTTCTTGGGGAAGTTGGAATGTCTTGAAACTGTGAAAATTGGCGTAGAAGAGGACAGCAAGAACCTTAATTACGTGCAAGCTAATGTAATGGCTCTCCCCAAGGTCTCATCAAAATGCAAGATTCAGTTCATCTGA
- the LOC104717530 gene encoding fatty acid desaturase 4, chloroplastic yields the protein MAASLQAKYPLRPITNIPRSRRPSLLRVRVTCSVTTTTKPQPNHGKLLVEQRIVKPPLSNDPTLQSTKPQPKLVTEQRLANPPLSNDPTLKSTWTHRLWVAAGCTTLFVSLAKSVTGGFASHLWLEPALAGYAGYILADLGSGVYHWAIDNYGDESTPVVGTQIEAFQGHHKWPWTITRRQFANNLHALARVITFTVLPLDLAFNDPVVHGFVCTFAFCIKFSQQFHAWAHGTKSKLPPLVVVLQDMGLLVSRRQHAEHHRAPYNNNYCIVSGAWNNVLDESKVFEALEMVLYFQLGVRPRSWSEPHSDWTEETEISNNQA from the coding sequence ATGGCTGCATCACTTCAAGCCAAGTACCCTCTAAGACCTATCACCAACATCCCAAGAAGCCGCCGTCCCTCCCTTCTCCGTGTACGTGTCACCTGCTCTGTTACTACTACCACCAAGCCTCAGCCTAATCATGGGAAGCTTCTGGTAGAGCAACGCATTGTGAAGCCTCCTCTGTCCAATGATCCAACCCTGCAATCGACCAAGCCCCAGCCGAAGCTTGTGACTGAGCAACGCCTCGCGAATCCTCCTCTGTCCAACGACCCAACTCTGAAGTCGACATGGACACACCGGTTATGGGTTGCAGCGGGATGCACCACCTTGTTTGTCTCTTTAGCTAAATCTGTCACTGGAGGGTTTGCTTCTCATCTCTGGCTCGAACCAGCTTTAGCCGGTTATGCAGGCTACATTTTAGCCGATCTAGGCTCTGGTGTCTACCACTGGGCTATCGATAATTACGGTGATGAGTCAACCCCTGTGGTAGGAACCCAAATCGAAGCTTTTCAGGGTCACCACAAGTGGCCATGGACAATAACCAGAAGGCAATTTGCAAACAATCTACACGCTCTGGCTCGAGTCATAACCTTCACAGTTCTCCCACTAGACCTCGCATTTAACGACCCTGTGGTTCATGGCTTTGTTTGCACATTTGCGTTTTGCATAAAGTTTAGCCAGCAATTCCATGCTTGGGCACATGGAACCAAGAGCAAGCTTCCACCTCTCGTGGTAGTGTTGCAAGACATGGGCCTGCTTGTTTCACGAAGACAGCACGCGGAACATCACCGAGCACCGTATAACAACAATTATTGCATAGTGAGTGGGGCATGGAACAATGTTTTGGATGAAAGTAAGGTCTTTGAGGCTTTGGAGATGGTGTTGTATTTCCAGCTCGGGGTGAGACCAAGGTCATGGAGTGAGCCACACTCTGACTGGACAGAAGAAACCGAGATCTCCAACAACCaagcataa